One part of the Mycolicibacterium aromaticivorans JS19b1 = JCM 16368 genome encodes these proteins:
- a CDS encoding epoxide hydrolase family protein has product MTHSPTQFEIAVPQADLDDLRRRLESARFPAELPGSGWDYGTDESFLRSFVDRWRDEYDWRATEAELNAVGSFVTTAAGQRVHFLHRKSANSAAIPLVLVHGWPGSIIEFLDALPLLYERYHVVAVSMPGYGFSGPTTKRGVDTSVVASAVAEVMTQLGYQRFLAQGGDWGALVVRYLGEHYPDRAVAIHTNMLFASADGPDAMDGVTDDEMAAFIVSAERMSEGTAYMEIQGTRPHSLGYGLDDSPVGLAGWILEKFHAWSDVRDGMPIRTDRLIDNLMMYWLTGTATSAARLYYEAAHAGTGALSPWSGRVGVPTGYAVYPAELVRIPKVWAHKHYHLVHYSIQDRGGHFAAFEQPQLFAADVLAYADVLDELGVFS; this is encoded by the coding sequence ATGACTCACTCCCCCACGCAGTTCGAGATCGCGGTTCCGCAAGCCGATCTCGATGACCTGCGCCGCCGCCTTGAATCCGCCCGATTTCCCGCCGAACTTCCCGGCAGCGGCTGGGATTACGGCACCGATGAGTCGTTCTTGAGGTCGTTCGTCGACCGGTGGCGCGACGAGTACGACTGGCGTGCAACCGAAGCGGAGCTCAACGCCGTGGGCTCCTTCGTCACAACCGCTGCCGGCCAGCGCGTCCATTTTCTGCACCGCAAGTCCGCCAACAGCGCCGCGATTCCGTTGGTGCTCGTGCACGGGTGGCCGGGTTCGATCATCGAGTTCCTCGATGCCCTACCGCTACTGTACGAGCGGTACCACGTCGTCGCGGTCTCGATGCCCGGATACGGGTTCTCCGGCCCGACCACTAAACGCGGCGTCGACACCTCGGTTGTCGCGTCGGCGGTCGCCGAGGTGATGACGCAACTGGGTTACCAGCGCTTTCTGGCTCAGGGCGGCGACTGGGGCGCCCTGGTGGTGCGATACCTCGGTGAGCACTACCCGGATCGCGCGGTCGCCATCCACACCAACATGCTCTTCGCGTCCGCCGACGGTCCCGATGCCATGGACGGGGTCACCGACGATGAGATGGCCGCATTCATCGTCTCCGCCGAGCGGATGTCGGAAGGCACCGCCTACATGGAAATCCAAGGTACCCGGCCACATTCGCTCGGCTACGGGCTCGACGACTCGCCGGTGGGTCTGGCCGGCTGGATCCTGGAGAAGTTCCACGCCTGGAGCGACGTCCGCGACGGCATGCCGATCCGCACCGACCGGCTGATCGACAATCTCATGATGTACTGGCTGACCGGTACCGCGACCTCGGCCGCGCGACTGTACTACGAGGCCGCCCACGCAGGCACCGGTGCGCTCAGCCCGTGGTCGGGCCGTGTCGGCGTCCCGACCGGCTACGCGGTCTACCCGGCGGAGCTGGTACGGATCCCGAAAGTGTGGGCGCACAAGCACTATCACCTGGTGCACTACTCGATCCAGGACCGCGGTGGCCACTTCGCGGCGTTCGAGCAGCCGCAATTATTCGCCGCGGACGTGCTGGCCTACGCCGACGTGCTCGACGAGTTGGGCGTGTTCAGCTAG
- a CDS encoding MFS transporter: MTTTRVPALLILSSTFLAAGANGVSMVAFPWLVLQRTGSAVDASIVAGAATLPLLFATLIAGAAVDFVGRRRVAMLSDALSATAVAAIPVLAIAFGTDVLTTVVLAALAALGAFFDPAGMTARQSMLPEAAGRAGWTLDHTNSVYEAVFNLAYITGPGVGGLLIATLGGVNAMWVTAALFGLAILAMAVLRLEGTGRPAREKLPESVVSGVLEGLTFVWRNRVLRTLGLVDLAVTGLYLPMESVLFPKYFTDRSEPAQLGWVLMALSIGGLVGALSWTVLSKVASKRATVLTAVLTFGIAVAVIAFLPPLPVILSLAALVGLVYGPIGPIYNSIVQTRTPEQLRGRVVGVMTSMTYAAGPIGFMLAGPLVDAFGLTITFLVLAVPILAIGMVCPWLPALKELDDDAPRMA, translated from the coding sequence GTGACCACCACGCGCGTCCCCGCGCTGCTGATCCTGTCCTCGACCTTCCTGGCCGCGGGCGCCAACGGCGTCTCCATGGTCGCCTTCCCCTGGCTGGTGCTGCAGCGGACGGGCAGTGCGGTGGACGCCTCGATCGTCGCGGGCGCGGCAACCCTGCCGCTGCTGTTCGCCACCCTCATCGCCGGGGCCGCCGTCGACTTCGTCGGCCGACGCCGGGTGGCGATGCTCTCCGATGCACTGTCGGCCACGGCGGTGGCCGCGATCCCGGTCTTGGCGATCGCGTTCGGCACCGACGTACTGACCACCGTCGTCCTGGCCGCACTGGCTGCCCTCGGCGCGTTCTTCGATCCGGCCGGTATGACCGCGCGGCAGTCGATGCTGCCCGAGGCGGCGGGTCGCGCGGGCTGGACCCTCGATCACACCAACAGCGTCTATGAGGCCGTGTTCAACCTGGCCTACATCACCGGCCCCGGCGTCGGAGGCCTGCTGATCGCAACGCTCGGCGGTGTCAACGCGATGTGGGTGACCGCCGCGCTGTTCGGGCTGGCAATCCTGGCGATGGCGGTGCTGCGACTGGAGGGCACCGGCCGCCCGGCGCGCGAAAAGCTACCGGAGAGTGTCGTTTCCGGGGTTTTGGAAGGGTTGACGTTCGTCTGGCGCAACCGGGTTCTTCGTACCCTGGGCCTGGTCGACCTCGCCGTCACCGGGCTGTACCTGCCGATGGAAAGCGTGCTGTTCCCCAAGTACTTCACCGACCGCAGCGAGCCGGCCCAGCTGGGGTGGGTGCTGATGGCGTTGTCGATCGGCGGGCTGGTCGGGGCGCTGAGCTGGACCGTGCTGTCGAAGGTGGCCAGCAAGCGGGCGACGGTACTGACGGCGGTGCTGACCTTCGGGATCGCGGTGGCGGTCATCGCGTTTCTGCCGCCGCTGCCGGTCATCCTGTCCTTGGCCGCGCTGGTCGGCCTGGTGTATGGGCCGATCGGGCCCATCTACAACTCGATCGTGCAGACCCGCACCCCAGAGCAGCTGCGCGGACGGGTGGTCGGGGTGATGACGTCGATGACCTACGCCGCGGGTCCGATCGGGTTCATGCTGGCCGGACCGCTGGTCGACGCGTTCGGCCTCACCATCACCTTCCTGGTTCTGGCGGTGCCGATCCTGGCGATCGGCATGGTGTGTCCCTGGCTGCCCGCGCTCAAGGAGCTGGACGACGACGCGCCTAGGATGGCCTGA
- a CDS encoding uracil-DNA glycosylase produces the protein MTLLPHPRTRVLFSSPVPPGTGWPGDPAVPETPVAADAAQVATLAAAARDIGEVDAQVSVCRACPRLVAWREEVAVTKRRSFAGEPYWGRPITGWGSAQPKIVVLGLAPAAQGGNRTGRVFTGDRSGDQLFAALHRAGLVNQPASVDAADGLSTNDIRVIAAVRCAPPANKPEPVERATCEPWLTAEWRLIAPSVRVIVTLGGFGWQAALRLLADDLPAQVKPKFGHGVVVELASGRQLLGCYHPSQQNMFTGRLTPAMLDDVFTDAAARAGLRR, from the coding sequence GTGACCCTCCTTCCACATCCACGGACCAGGGTGTTGTTCTCCTCGCCCGTTCCGCCGGGGACGGGCTGGCCCGGGGACCCCGCGGTTCCTGAGACCCCGGTGGCTGCCGACGCCGCCCAGGTGGCGACGTTGGCCGCGGCGGCCCGCGACATCGGAGAAGTGGATGCCCAGGTCAGCGTGTGTCGGGCGTGTCCAAGGCTGGTCGCGTGGCGGGAAGAGGTGGCGGTCACCAAACGTCGCTCGTTCGCCGGTGAGCCGTATTGGGGAAGGCCGATCACCGGGTGGGGCTCGGCGCAGCCGAAGATCGTGGTGCTGGGCCTGGCCCCGGCCGCGCAAGGGGGCAATCGGACCGGCCGGGTCTTCACCGGTGATCGCTCGGGGGATCAACTGTTCGCCGCATTGCACCGTGCCGGCCTGGTGAACCAACCGGCCAGTGTGGACGCGGCAGACGGCTTGTCCACCAACGACATTCGGGTGATCGCCGCAGTCCGGTGCGCGCCGCCGGCCAACAAGCCGGAGCCTGTCGAGCGGGCGACGTGTGAGCCGTGGCTGACCGCCGAGTGGCGCCTGATCGCGCCGTCGGTTCGGGTGATCGTCACCCTGGGCGGGTTCGGCTGGCAGGCCGCGCTGCGGTTGCTCGCAGACGACCTGCCTGCGCAGGTCAAACCCAAGTTCGGGCACGGGGTGGTCGTCGAGTTGGCATCAGGCCGGCAGCTACTGGGCTGCTATCACCCGAGTCAGCAGAACATGTTCACCGGACGGCTCACGCCTGCGATGCTCGACGACGTGTTCACCGACGCTGCCGCACGGGCAGGCCTACGGCGGTGA
- a CDS encoding LLM class flavin-dependent oxidoreductase yields MRLSVLDLVPVRTDQTSADALAATVRLAQTADRLGFTRYWVAEHHNMPAVAATSPPVILAYLAAQTTQLRLGSGGVMLPNHAPLAVAEQFALLEAAAPGRIDLGIGRAPGSDPVTSYMLRGTRDDSDIENFPQYLDDVAALMSAHGVRIPIRNQDYILKATPAAVEEPRLWLLGSSMYSAHLAAAKGLPYVFAHHFAGQGTVEALATYRSEFRPSAVAAEPVTFMTVNAVVAPTRSEAEALLLPNLQMMARLRTGQPLGPLDLVEDAAALTMHPQAEAVIASGRSKAVVGSPSEAADQVRAVAAEFDVDEVMVNPVASAHRGTDPATAPDRETTLELLAKELF; encoded by the coding sequence ATGCGGCTTTCTGTCCTCGACCTCGTTCCGGTACGTACCGATCAGACCAGCGCCGACGCGCTGGCGGCCACCGTACGGCTGGCCCAGACCGCCGATCGCTTGGGCTTCACCCGGTACTGGGTGGCCGAACACCACAACATGCCCGCGGTCGCGGCTACCAGCCCGCCGGTGATCCTGGCCTACCTGGCTGCCCAGACCACCCAGCTGCGGCTGGGTTCGGGTGGGGTGATGCTGCCCAACCATGCACCGCTGGCCGTTGCCGAGCAGTTCGCGTTATTGGAGGCCGCCGCTCCGGGGCGTATTGACCTCGGCATCGGCCGTGCGCCCGGCTCAGACCCGGTGACGTCGTACATGTTGCGGGGCACCCGCGACGATTCCGATATCGAGAACTTCCCGCAGTACCTCGACGACGTGGCGGCGCTGATGAGCGCGCATGGGGTGCGTATCCCGATCCGCAATCAGGACTACATCCTCAAGGCCACGCCGGCGGCGGTCGAGGAGCCGCGGTTGTGGCTGCTCGGTTCGTCGATGTATTCGGCGCATCTGGCCGCCGCCAAGGGGTTGCCGTACGTGTTCGCGCATCACTTTGCCGGTCAGGGCACCGTCGAGGCACTGGCCACCTACCGGTCGGAATTCCGGCCCAGTGCGGTGGCCGCCGAGCCGGTGACGTTCATGACGGTCAACGCGGTGGTCGCGCCGACCCGCTCCGAGGCCGAGGCGTTGCTGCTGCCGAACCTGCAGATGATGGCCCGGCTGCGCACCGGTCAACCGCTCGGACCGCTCGACCTGGTCGAGGACGCGGCGGCGCTGACCATGCACCCGCAGGCCGAGGCGGTCATCGCATCCGGGCGCAGCAAGGCCGTGGTCGGTTCACCGTCCGAGGCGGCCGACCAGGTTCGTGCGGTGGCCGCAGAGTTCGACGTCGACGAGGTGATGGTGAACCCCGTCGCGTCCGCGCATCGCGGCACCGATCCGGCGACCGCCCCGGACCGGGAGACCACGCTGGAACTGCTGGCGAAAGAGCTTTTTTAG
- a CDS encoding nitroreductase family deazaflavin-dependent oxidoreductase, with product MPDSALMTFVKVHEWLYRRTNGWIGHRMPGAPSSLMLHTIGAKTGQPRSNLLAYYRDGDDYLVVASNGGANRNPAWYHNLRAHPKIDIFLGRRRLSVTAHIVMPDDPDYGRLWHICDSNNGGRYSSYQRGTTRPIPVVRLTP from the coding sequence ATGCCCGATTCCGCACTGATGACATTCGTGAAGGTGCACGAGTGGCTGTACCGGCGCACGAACGGTTGGATCGGGCACCGGATGCCCGGGGCTCCGTCCTCGCTAATGCTGCACACCATCGGGGCGAAGACCGGCCAGCCCCGGTCGAATCTGCTCGCCTACTACCGCGATGGCGACGACTACCTTGTCGTCGCGTCCAACGGCGGAGCGAACCGCAACCCAGCCTGGTACCACAATCTGCGCGCGCATCCGAAGATCGACATCTTCCTGGGCAGAAGGCGTTTGTCGGTCACCGCACACATCGTGATGCCGGACGACCCTGACTACGGGCGGTTGTGGCACATCTGCGACTCGAACAACGGCGGCCGATACAGCTCGTATCAGCGCGGCACCACGCGTCCCATCCCGGTTGTGCGCCTGACACCCTGA
- a CDS encoding HIT family protein: MACVFCEIVAGTAPAIRVHEDDDFLGILDIRPFTRGHTLVVPKQHTVDLTDTPAETLAGMLAVGQRIAQATRASDLGATGNNIAINDGKSAMQTVFHIHLHVIPRRDGDKLSFAKGMLLRRDPDREGTGRILRAALSQLDTIG; encoded by the coding sequence ATGGCATGCGTGTTCTGCGAGATCGTCGCCGGTACGGCACCCGCCATCCGCGTTCACGAGGACGACGATTTCCTCGGCATCCTGGATATCCGCCCGTTCACCCGGGGCCACACCCTGGTGGTGCCCAAGCAGCACACGGTCGACCTCACCGACACCCCGGCCGAGACTCTGGCCGGGATGCTCGCCGTCGGGCAGCGGATCGCGCAGGCGACCCGTGCGTCTGATCTCGGCGCGACCGGCAACAACATCGCCATCAACGACGGCAAGTCGGCCATGCAGACGGTGTTTCACATTCACCTGCACGTGATCCCGCGACGCGACGGCGACAAGCTGTCGTTCGCCAAGGGGATGCTGCTGCGCCGCGACCCCGACCGCGAGGGCACCGGACGAATCCTGCGCGCCGCCCTGTCCCAGCTCGACACGATCGGATGA
- a CDS encoding amidase, whose product MDSTDIAFAGAAEQARMLVNGTITAPALLELYLDRIARVDRELRAYRVVLTDSARREAAAAQELLDAGERRPLLGVPIAIKDDVDVADEFTCYGSSAYGQAPTSDALVVRRLREAGAVILGKTSVPEMMLWPFTETISFGATHNPWDLERAPGGSSGGSGAAVSAGLAPMALGSDGAGSIRIPSTWCGLFGLKPQRDRVPMAPHDDAWCGLSVNGPMTRTVEDAALFLDATSALPGPSGGFVTAASREPGRLRIALSTKLPPTMLGRVGTAQQKALDGAETLLRDLGHEVIWRDPDYPAWAVYGHVLPRMWRGAFQDATALPHRERLEPRTKGIARLGRLISEAQIAKVRAAEPALAARVQSIFDHVDVLITPGTATGPSRIGQYQHRGGVATLAMVSARVPFNAMFNATGQPAAVVPWGLDDAGVPMSIQLVGRPSDEATLLSLSHQIEMARPWANRRPPVS is encoded by the coding sequence ATGGACTCCACCGACATTGCCTTCGCCGGTGCTGCCGAGCAGGCTCGCATGCTCGTCAACGGCACCATTACCGCGCCCGCCCTGTTGGAGTTGTATCTCGACCGGATCGCGCGCGTCGACCGGGAGTTGCGTGCCTATCGCGTAGTGCTCACCGACAGCGCGCGCCGGGAAGCCGCAGCCGCACAGGAGTTGCTCGACGCCGGTGAACGCAGGCCGCTGCTGGGCGTCCCGATCGCGATCAAGGACGACGTCGACGTCGCCGACGAATTCACCTGCTACGGCAGCAGCGCCTACGGACAGGCGCCGACGAGCGACGCACTGGTGGTGCGCCGGTTGCGCGAGGCGGGCGCGGTGATCCTGGGCAAGACGTCGGTACCGGAGATGATGCTGTGGCCGTTCACCGAAACAATCTCCTTCGGCGCCACTCACAATCCGTGGGATCTGGAGCGCGCACCGGGCGGTAGCAGCGGCGGCAGCGGTGCGGCCGTGTCCGCGGGCCTCGCACCGATGGCCCTGGGCTCCGACGGCGCCGGGTCCATCCGTATTCCGTCCACCTGGTGCGGGCTGTTCGGACTCAAGCCGCAGCGTGACCGGGTGCCGATGGCTCCGCACGACGACGCGTGGTGCGGCCTGTCCGTCAACGGCCCGATGACGCGCACAGTGGAGGACGCCGCGTTGTTCCTCGACGCGACCTCGGCGCTGCCCGGTCCGTCGGGTGGGTTCGTCACTGCCGCGAGCCGCGAGCCTGGCAGACTCCGAATTGCCTTGAGCACCAAGCTTCCTCCCACCATGCTCGGTCGGGTCGGGACGGCACAGCAGAAGGCACTCGACGGTGCCGAGACGCTGCTGCGTGATCTCGGCCACGAGGTGATCTGGCGCGATCCCGACTATCCGGCGTGGGCGGTGTACGGCCATGTGCTGCCGCGGATGTGGCGCGGCGCCTTCCAGGATGCGACCGCTCTGCCGCACCGGGAACGGCTCGAACCGAGGACCAAAGGCATTGCCCGGCTTGGCCGGTTGATCTCCGAGGCGCAGATCGCCAAGGTGCGCGCGGCCGAGCCGGCACTCGCGGCGCGGGTGCAGTCGATCTTCGACCACGTCGACGTGTTGATCACCCCCGGCACCGCGACCGGTCCGTCGCGCATCGGGCAGTACCAGCACCGCGGCGGGGTCGCGACGCTGGCCATGGTGTCGGCTCGGGTGCCGTTCAACGCCATGTTCAACGCGACCGGCCAGCCCGCAGCCGTCGTCCCGTGGGGCCTCGACGACGCCGGGGTGCCGATGTCGATCCAGCTGGTCGGCCGGCCCTCTGATGAGGCGACGCTGCTGTCGCTGAGCCATCAGATCGAGATGGCGCGGCCATGGGCGAACCGGAGACCGCCGGTCTCTTAG
- a CDS encoding DNA-deoxyinosine glycosylase, with protein sequence MSRSPLLEGLPPIGSPDARLLILGNMPSVLSLASGQYYGNRRNAFWRIIGEVFGCEPAAPYEHRSEVLTRHGVAVWDVLKHCRRVGSLDSAVEPDSMVPNDFGTFFAARPGIERVFFNGAAAERNFTRLVHLDVPATFVRLPSTSPAQTMRYADKLAAWSAALTG encoded by the coding sequence ATGTCACGCTCCCCGCTCCTGGAGGGACTGCCACCCATCGGCTCACCCGATGCCCGGTTGCTGATCCTCGGCAACATGCCCAGCGTGCTCTCGCTGGCGAGCGGGCAATACTACGGAAACCGGCGAAATGCGTTCTGGCGCATCATCGGTGAGGTGTTCGGGTGCGAGCCGGCCGCGCCGTACGAGCATCGGTCCGAAGTCCTGACCCGCCACGGGGTCGCCGTCTGGGACGTCCTCAAGCACTGCAGGCGGGTCGGCAGCCTGGATTCGGCCGTCGAGCCGGACAGCATGGTGCCCAACGACTTCGGGACGTTTTTCGCCGCCCGGCCTGGCATCGAGCGAGTGTTCTTCAACGGCGCGGCCGCCGAGCGCAACTTCACCCGGCTCGTCCATCTCGACGTGCCGGCCACGTTCGTGCGCCTGCCGTCGACCAGCCCCGCGCAGACCATGCGCTATGCCGACAAGCTCGCGGCCTGGAGCGCGGCGCTGACCGGCTAA
- a CDS encoding adenylate/guanylate cyclase domain-containing protein has translation MTETVDPEAAGLLDGLTGDARAQRAELIPWLVEQGITVEEIRGAFAPMLLPGRRILGDDGTRLSARQISEQTGLDLDLLRRFQRASGLATVDDPDAAVFLKPDAETAVHVKRLLDLGFDPDRLLTVYRTLAEGLSRAAEAMRYIAVATTMQHPGTTELQMARDAKVLVNAVAPLLGPMVQDMLMLQLRHAMETEAINANERAVGASLPGARDIAVAFADLVGFTRLGETVPPEELEQLANRLADAARDVAVPPVRFIKTIGDAVMLVSTDTAALLDAMLTLVEATEADDALPQLRVGLSYGQAVSRAGDWFGSPVNLASRVTSVARPGSVLLSEAAREQIGDDPSFSWSFARARHLKGIQDEVKLFRGRRADKL, from the coding sequence GTGACCGAAACCGTCGACCCGGAGGCCGCCGGGCTGCTCGACGGGCTCACGGGCGATGCCCGTGCCCAACGGGCCGAATTGATTCCCTGGTTGGTGGAGCAGGGCATCACCGTCGAGGAGATCCGGGGGGCGTTCGCGCCGATGCTGCTGCCCGGCCGCCGGATCCTCGGCGATGACGGAACGAGGCTGTCGGCTCGGCAGATCAGCGAGCAGACCGGGCTGGACCTGGATTTGCTCCGGCGCTTCCAGCGCGCCAGTGGGCTCGCGACGGTCGACGACCCGGATGCGGCGGTGTTCCTCAAACCCGATGCCGAGACGGCCGTGCATGTCAAGCGGCTTCTCGATCTGGGGTTCGACCCCGATCGGCTGCTGACCGTGTACCGCACTCTGGCAGAAGGCCTTTCGCGTGCGGCCGAGGCGATGCGCTACATCGCGGTCGCCACGACGATGCAACATCCCGGCACCACCGAACTCCAGATGGCCCGGGACGCGAAGGTGTTGGTCAACGCCGTGGCACCGCTGCTGGGCCCGATGGTGCAGGACATGCTGATGTTGCAGTTACGCCACGCCATGGAAACCGAGGCGATCAACGCCAACGAAAGGGCCGTCGGCGCATCGCTTCCCGGCGCCCGCGACATCGCGGTCGCCTTCGCGGACCTCGTCGGATTCACCAGACTGGGCGAGACGGTTCCGCCTGAGGAACTCGAACAGCTCGCCAACCGCCTCGCCGACGCCGCCCGCGATGTGGCGGTGCCACCGGTGCGGTTCATCAAGACGATCGGCGATGCGGTGATGCTGGTGTCCACCGACACCGCGGCGTTGCTCGACGCGATGTTGACTCTGGTGGAGGCCACCGAAGCCGACGACGCCTTGCCGCAACTGCGGGTGGGTCTGTCTTATGGGCAGGCGGTCAGCCGCGCGGGCGACTGGTTCGGCAGCCCGGTCAACCTGGCCAGCCGGGTCACCTCGGTGGCCCGGCCCGGTTCGGTTCTGTTGTCCGAAGCTGCCCGCGAACAGATCGGGGACGACCCGTCTTTCAGTTGGTCGTTCGCGCGGGCGCGGCATCTCAAGGGCATCCAGGACGAGGTGAAACTCTTCCGGGGCCGCCGTGCCGACAAGCTCTGA